Proteins co-encoded in one Swingsia samuiensis genomic window:
- a CDS encoding IS6 family transposase has protein sequence MSIPPVSYKRHRFPRELIAHAVWLYFRFPLSFRLIEEMLLERGMMVSYETIRRWSLKFGVTYARRLKRKAAKPGDVWHLDEVRIVIGGQVHWLWRAVDQDGYILDEILQTRRNTKAAQRLLTRLLRKQGVRPRRIITDKLKSYGAAKRKLRLSVRHLSHKGLNNRAENSHLPLRKRERVMQKFRSPSGCQRFVSVFSTVRNLFIPPAANTNALTRHSHRIQAFEQWKVAASLAA, from the coding sequence ATGAGTATCCCTCCAGTAAGTTACAAACGGCATCGTTTTCCGCGTGAGCTGATAGCCCATGCAGTGTGGCTGTATTTTCGGTTCCCTTTGAGCTTTCGCTTGATTGAAGAAATGCTGCTCGAACGTGGGATGATGGTGTCGTATGAGACCATTCGTCGCTGGAGCCTGAAATTTGGTGTGACTTATGCTCGTCGCTTAAAGCGCAAAGCTGCCAAGCCTGGCGATGTATGGCATCTCGACGAAGTGAGGATCGTTATTGGTGGCCAAGTTCATTGGCTGTGGCGTGCCGTTGATCAGGACGGCTATATCCTTGATGAAATCTTACAGACACGACGCAATACCAAGGCCGCTCAGCGTTTACTGACTCGCCTTTTGCGCAAGCAAGGCGTGCGTCCGCGGCGCATCATTACGGATAAGCTGAAATCATACGGAGCGGCAAAGCGGAAACTCCGCTTATCTGTTCGACATCTTTCCCATAAAGGCCTGAATAACCGTGCTGAAAATAGTCATTTACCGCTCCGAAAACGTGAACGAGTGATGCAAAAATTCAGATCACCAAGCGGATGTCAGAGGTTCGTCTCTGTCTTTTCTACCGTCCGTAATCTTTTCATTCCACCCGCCGCTAACACCAACGCTCTCACACGACACAGTCATCGCATTCAAGCCTTCGAACAGTGGAAGGTTGCGGCCTCTCTCGCTGCATGA
- a CDS encoding tyrosine-type recombinase/integrase, giving the protein MQLFDPSGARKYLTESERAGFLKAAEHFPREVRSLCLLLAWSGCRLSEALALTADRVDLVAGVVIFESLKKRQAGIYRAVPVPPVVLETLDLVHGVRQAQKKRDRGQSLRLWPVARMTGWRMVHRVMQEAGLSGPAASPKGLRHAFGVAAVSKGIPLNLIQKWLGHAQLSTTAIYANASGQEEHQIAQKLWGC; this is encoded by the coding sequence ATGCAGCTCTTTGATCCATCCGGGGCACGGAAATACCTAACTGAATCAGAGCGGGCTGGTTTTTTAAAGGCTGCAGAGCATTTCCCGCGGGAGGTGCGGAGCTTATGTTTGTTACTCGCCTGGTCGGGATGTCGTTTATCAGAAGCGCTTGCTTTAACGGCCGATCGGGTGGATCTGGTTGCAGGAGTGGTGATCTTTGAGAGTTTAAAGAAACGTCAGGCCGGGATTTATCGGGCCGTGCCCGTGCCGCCGGTTGTTTTAGAAACGCTGGATCTCGTGCATGGGGTACGTCAGGCGCAGAAGAAACGCGATCGAGGGCAATCGCTTCGGTTATGGCCTGTGGCGCGCATGACGGGGTGGCGCATGGTGCATCGGGTCATGCAAGAGGCAGGCCTTTCAGGTCCCGCTGCATCGCCTAAAGGGTTACGGCATGCGTTTGGTGTGGCCGCAGTCTCAAAAGGGATCCCGCTTAATCTCATTCAGAAATGGTTGGGGCATGCTCAGCTTTCCACCACGGCTATCTACGCCAATGCCTCAGGCCAGGAAGAGCACCAAATCGCTCAGAAATTGTGGGGATGTTAA
- a CDS encoding helix-turn-helix domain-containing protein, producing the protein MQGIFNAADIGSQVREKRLAQGMNQTVLAQKLGCSRKWVSDIEQGNETAEIGRVLRALAMLGIKIFVGQSEAVESKEISPQYNEILAHRDQFGEVPQAMERIAKLGLVGNPMKENLERTIGPKLLPVQLPEAFKHEGQPSAATTEEVSATKPQLPKPGDGEDD; encoded by the coding sequence ATGCAGGGCATATTCAACGCAGCGGACATCGGAAGCCAGGTTAGAGAGAAACGACTGGCGCAGGGAATGAACCAGACCGTTCTGGCCCAAAAGCTAGGCTGCTCTAGGAAGTGGGTTTCTGACATCGAACAAGGCAACGAGACGGCCGAAATTGGTCGAGTGCTGCGTGCCTTGGCTATGCTCGGAATCAAGATTTTTGTTGGACAGTCTGAAGCCGTAGAAAGCAAAGAGATCTCTCCTCAGTATAACGAAATTCTGGCGCACCGCGACCAGTTTGGTGAGGTGCCGCAAGCTATGGAAAGGATAGCCAAGCTGGGACTAGTCGGGAACCCGATGAAGGAAAACCTGGAAAGGACCATCGGTCCAAAACTGCTTCCCGTCCAACTACCGGAGGCGTTCAAACACGAGGGCCAGCCATCAGCCGCCACAACAGAAGAGGTTTCCGCTACAAAGCCGCAACTACCTAAGCCAGGAGATGGTGAGGATGACTGA
- a CDS encoding GAD-like domain-containing protein: MTKLSSGFQYLIKKFGPPQNGEPVPKEVREAYASRVPQTMLDFWEEYGTGLWLDGYFQLCRPDQYQSLVDFILQGDPDFPPEKSVLIGFSAFGTLLIWNNKNYFLKISLYNKIAYSFHLSPDFPILPPDKDISAVLISIDSEVFDYLERTKEAKPLFKRALKKLGPLAYGECYGFIPALELGGREVLEEVHKRPARPYFQMVADLDPIALRYNDLENHQVRFVRYLGEPAA, encoded by the coding sequence ATGACAAAATTATCTTCTGGATTTCAATATCTTATTAAAAAATTTGGACCTCCTCAGAATGGAGAACCAGTTCCAAAAGAAGTTCGAGAGGCTTATGCGTCGCGGGTTCCACAGACAATGCTGGACTTTTGGGAGGAATATGGAACAGGTCTTTGGCTAGACGGATATTTTCAACTCTGTCGTCCAGATCAATATCAAAGTCTAGTTGATTTTATTCTTCAAGGTGATCCAGATTTTCCACCAGAAAAATCTGTTTTAATTGGTTTTTCTGCTTTTGGGACGCTGTTGATTTGGAATAATAAAAATTACTTTCTCAAAATATCATTATACAATAAAATAGCTTACTCTTTTCATCTTTCTCCTGATTTCCCTATTCTTCCCCCAGATAAAGATATTTCGGCCGTCCTTATAAGTATAGATAGTGAAGTTTTTGACTACCTAGAGCGTACAAAGGAAGCAAAGCCTCTTTTTAAACGTGCTCTAAAAAAGTTGGGCCCATTAGCTTATGGTGAGTGTTATGGGTTTATTCCTGCTTTAGAACTTGGAGGACGTGAAGTGTTGGAAGAAGTCCATAAACGTCCAGCACGCCCTTATTTCCAAATGGTAGCAGATCTCGACCCGATCGCGCTGCGTTATAATGACCTTGAAAATCATCAAGTTCGTTTTGTTCGCTACCTTGGAGAGCCGGCAGCTTAA
- a CDS encoding IS6 family transposase has protein sequence MSIPPVSYKRHRFPRELIAHAVWLYFRFPLSFRLIEEMLLERGMMVSYETIRRWSLKFGVTYARRLKRKAAKPGDVWHLDEVRIVIGGQVHWLWRAVDQDGYILDEILQTRRNTKAAQRLLTRLLRKQGVRPRRIITDKLKSYGAAKRKLRLSVRHLSHKGLNNRAENSHLPLRKRERVMQKFRSPSGCQRFVSVFSTVRNLFIPPAANTNALTRHSHRIQAFEQWKVAASLAA, from the coding sequence ATGAGTATCCCTCCAGTAAGTTACAAACGGCATCGTTTTCCGCGTGAGCTGATAGCCCATGCAGTGTGGCTGTATTTTCGGTTCCCTTTGAGCTTTCGCTTGATTGAAGAAATGCTGCTCGAACGTGGGATGATGGTGTCGTATGAGACCATTCGTCGCTGGAGCCTGAAATTTGGTGTGACTTATGCTCGTCGCTTAAAGCGCAAAGCTGCCAAGCCTGGCGATGTATGGCATCTCGACGAAGTGAGGATCGTTATTGGTGGCCAAGTTCATTGGCTATGGCGTGCCGTTGATCAGGACGGCTATATCCTTGATGAAATCTTACAGACACGACGCAATACCAAGGCCGCTCAGCGTTTACTGACTCGCCTTTTGCGCAAGCAAGGCGTGCGTCCGCGGCGCATCATTACGGATAAGCTGAAATCATACGGAGCGGCAAAGCGGAAACTCCGCTTATCTGTTCGACATCTTTCCCATAAAGGCCTGAATAACCGTGCTGAAAATAGTCATTTACCGCTCCGAAAACGTGAACGAGTGATGCAAAAATTCAGATCACCAAGCGGATGTCAGAGGTTCGTCTCTGTCTTTTCTACCGTCCGTAATCTTTTCATTCCACCCGCCGCTAACACCAACGCTCTCACACGACACAGTCATCGCATTCAAGCCTTCGAACAGTGGAAGGTTGCGGCCTCTCTCGCTGCATGA
- a CDS encoding IS5 family transposase (programmed frameshift) — protein sequence MSDLYWLTDEQMARLEPFFSNSHGKPRVDDRRVLSGIIFVNRNGLRWRDALREYGPHKTLYNRWKRWSAMGIFIRMMEGLAVGKAEPQTIMIDATYLKAHRTASSLRGKKGGSGRLIGRTKGGMNTKLHAVTDRNGRPLDFFMTAGQISDYTGAAALLDSLPAAQWMLADRGYDADWFRDALEEKGIKPCIPGRKSRGETIKYDKRKYKGRNRIEIMFGRLKDWRRVATRYDRCPTVFFSAICLAATVIFWL from the exons ATGAGCGACCTGTATTGGCTGACGGACGAGCAGATGGCCCGTCTGGAGCCCTTTTTTTCGAATAGCCATGGAAAACCTCGGGTCGATGACCGCCGTGTGTTGAGCGGGATCATTTTCGTGAACCGCAATGGCCTGCGCTGGCGTGATGCGCTCCGGGAATACGGTCCACACAAGACACTCTACAACCGCTGGAAGCGCTGGAGTGCTATGGGGATCTTCATCCGCATGATGGAGGGACTGGCCGTCGGAAAGGCAGAGCCTCAGACCATCATGATTGATGCGACCTATCTCAAGGCACATCGCACGGCGTCGAGCCTGCGGG GTAAAAAAGGGGGTTCAGGCCGCCTGATCGGGCGCACCAAAGGGGGCATGAATACGAAGTTGCATGCTGTCACCGACCGGAACGGACGTCCGCTCGACTTCTTCATGACAGCGGGCCAGATCAGTGATTACACCGGTGCTGCTGCCCTTCTGGACAGCCTTCCGGCAGCCCAATGGATGTTGGCAGACCGGGGCTATGACGCTGACTGGTTCAGGGATGCCCTAGAGGAAAAAGGGATCAAACCCTGCATTCCGGGACGGAAGTCTCGCGGGGAAACGATAAAATACGACAAGCGGAAATACAAAGGCCGCAACCGTATCGAGATCATGTTCGGAAGGCTCAAGGACTGGAGACGGGTCGCAACACGCTATGACAGATGCCCGACCGTCTTCTTCTCGGCCATCTGTCTCGCCGCAACCGTCATATTCTGGCTATGA
- the vapB gene encoding type II toxin-antitoxin system VapB family antitoxin, producing the protein MLTRTTLFLSNRSQAVRLPKAVSFASDLKEVVIIPDGARRIIAPADAAWDDFFTSPGIELAPRNQPEIQERESF; encoded by the coding sequence ATGCTGACCCGCACAACACTCTTCTTGTCGAACCGTTCTCAAGCGGTGCGTCTTCCCAAAGCTGTTTCTTTTGCCTCCGACCTGAAAGAGGTGGTCATCATTCCCGATGGTGCACGCCGGATCATTGCACCAGCCGATGCAGCTTGGGATGACTTTTTTACGTCACCCGGTATTGAACTCGCCCCTCGCAATCAGCCCGAGATACAGGAGCGTGAAAGCTTTTGA
- a CDS encoding PAAR domain-containing protein, producing the protein MGKPAARITDMHICPETTGTVPHVGGPIIKGSDNVFINGLPAARIGDNLICHGPMDIIAAGSPTVLINGKPAARMGDQTAHGGVIIKGSSNVIIGDGGNFGNNIIGTPCPKKAASSGAPFYDPS; encoded by the coding sequence ATGGGAAAACCTGCGGCACGTATAACAGATATGCACATTTGTCCTGAAACGACAGGGACAGTTCCTCATGTCGGAGGACCAATTATTAAAGGCTCGGATAACGTATTTATTAATGGACTTCCTGCGGCCAGAATTGGAGATAACCTCATCTGTCATGGTCCAATGGATATCATAGCAGCAGGATCGCCTACCGTTTTAATTAACGGAAAACCTGCGGCTCGCATGGGAGATCAAACAGCACATGGCGGGGTAATTATTAAAGGAAGTTCCAACGTCATTATTGGCGATGGGGGAAATTTTGGAAACAATATTATAGGTACGCCTTGCCCTAAAAAAGCAGCATCAAGCGGTGCACCATTTTACGACCCATCATAA
- a CDS encoding GAD-like domain-containing protein, with protein sequence MSEIDPRSDIREYIKKYGVLKNQRNVSEEICQKYKGKLPQALIQFWREYGIGTWLDGKFQFCIPSDYADIVDILFEGDPDIRPQRTHIVGFSAFGDLLIWNEDLQTCEVNLPLSTMKIYQWNYNELGSKNYYLKGPIAALSFDHRYNFPTDNKNYTSLFKETLDVIGEITLGECYGFFPALALGGVPALKHIKKVDAKVHFNMLAQMGPLRIRRLNEQEEIEFFRYAGAEQ encoded by the coding sequence ATGTCTGAAATAGATCCACGTTCTGATATTCGTGAATACATTAAAAAATATGGCGTATTAAAAAATCAAAGGAATGTCTCTGAAGAGATCTGTCAAAAATATAAAGGAAAATTACCACAAGCACTGATACAGTTTTGGCGTGAATATGGAATTGGAACGTGGTTAGACGGAAAATTTCAGTTTTGTATTCCTTCTGACTATGCAGATATTGTTGATATTCTCTTTGAAGGAGATCCCGACATTCGTCCCCAGAGAACTCATATCGTGGGGTTTTCAGCTTTTGGTGATCTACTTATTTGGAATGAAGACCTACAAACTTGTGAAGTAAATTTACCATTATCAACTATGAAAATATACCAATGGAACTATAATGAATTAGGATCGAAAAATTATTATTTAAAAGGCCCCATTGCAGCTTTGAGTTTTGATCATAGATACAATTTCCCTACCGATAATAAAAATTATACGTCTTTATTTAAAGAGACATTAGATGTAATCGGAGAAATCACTTTAGGTGAATGTTATGGTTTCTTTCCTGCGTTAGCCCTTGGTGGTGTTCCTGCTCTTAAGCATATTAAAAAAGTTGATGCTAAAGTTCATTTCAACATGTTAGCTCAAATGGGGCCTTTACGTATCCGGCGTTTAAATGAGCAAGAAGAAATTGAATTTTTCCGCTATGCAGGTGCAGAGCAGTAG
- a CDS encoding polymorphic toxin type 15 domain-containing protein: MSDTTSDTFEGLIFLGIFGIAYETIYAQNLAHTQLKKKADSEPCIECGDIPCFPGGPTPQDRAETQAELNKQEEFINSMSPQEMRKRILEADGRKKQTGSYRPEGDAADRALTRKGYYQQEVDTLRLEKIKRGIPEEQAEEEAKAETDKKIQRLDAAHIIDSIIGGNKEDACFMSMGPRGANRRVGSAWARKGRRQALFNAVKNAIKTGKHRMDIHLEVCEENMGTDPCVDLPDPDIVPDNNSSTSLDK; encoded by the coding sequence ATGAGTGACACAACATCTGACACTTTTGAAGGTTTAATTTTTCTCGGTATTTTTGGAATAGCGTATGAGACTATTTATGCTCAAAATTTGGCTCACACACAGCTTAAAAAGAAAGCGGATTCAGAGCCTTGTATTGAATGTGGAGATATTCCCTGTTTCCCAGGCGGACCTACTCCACAAGACCGAGCTGAAACTCAGGCAGAACTAAATAAGCAGGAAGAATTTATTAATAGTATGTCTCCTCAAGAAATGAGGAAACGTATTCTTGAGGCTGATGGAAGAAAAAAACAAACGGGATCTTATCGACCTGAGGGGGATGCCGCAGATAGAGCTTTAACAAGAAAAGGTTATTATCAACAAGAGGTAGATACACTAAGACTTGAAAAAATAAAGCGAGGGATTCCAGAAGAGCAAGCAGAGGAAGAGGCTAAAGCAGAAACTGATAAAAAGATACAAAGACTTGATGCTGCTCATATTATAGACTCTATCATCGGAGGTAATAAAGAAGATGCCTGTTTTATGTCTATGGGACCTAGAGGAGCAAACAGACGAGTAGGAAGTGCATGGGCTCGTAAAGGTCGACGACAAGCTTTATTTAATGCTGTTAAAAATGCTATAAAGACGGGCAAACACAGAATGGATATTCATCTTGAGGTGTGTGAAGAGAATATGGGGACTGACCCCTGTGTGGATTTGCCTGACCCTGATATAGTACCTGATAATAATTCATCGACCTCATTGGATAAATGA
- a CDS encoding WGR domain-containing protein has protein sequence MTKKPFSLFSDPVRLERIEPSRHCWRFYQLEVGIDLFGHSCLTRSWGRIGTTGQERSEIFEEPNKAQEALQHWVQKKQRRGYQLKDKP, from the coding sequence ATGACCAAAAAGCCTTTTTCCCTCTTTTCAGATCCGGTTCGGTTGGAACGCATTGAGCCGTCGCGTCACTGTTGGCGCTTTTACCAGCTGGAGGTGGGGATCGATCTTTTTGGTCATTCTTGTTTGACCCGGTCTTGGGGACGGATTGGCACGACTGGGCAAGAACGTTCTGAAATTTTTGAGGAACCTAACAAGGCGCAAGAAGCCCTCCAGCACTGGGTGCAGAAGAAGCAACGCCGTGGCTATCAGCTGAAAGACAAACCATGA
- a CDS encoding DUF4123 domain-containing protein: protein MPQDRSIKEIRNKLSQWSQAPIFVALDGALFNNLPRLLDDAGFNALSLFIEQTDPESIRVSPQFVSVPHNRLEEFLNIPKVSKGCVFWNAPNCEPMSFYRHLRSLSMVRIPYKKQTTADAHRTRMVFFRHFDPATVAITLPVLRPEQRARLFGPAQSLLIDAPEGVLEAKKQSNWPPPEKGFLTFDAEQMARISEALALRSKRAIASYLRDTASQKTAHLSDNELLTYISQQEKIAHEYGVTSEAGIGRFCWLQLMSDGKFIQIKTVQIMIRSPENSPDDNLIKIMDQIAYIQSQRESGL, encoded by the coding sequence ATGCCTCAGGACAGATCTATTAAAGAAATACGGAATAAGCTCTCACAATGGTCTCAAGCCCCCATTTTCGTGGCTTTAGATGGAGCATTATTCAATAATCTTCCACGTCTTTTAGACGATGCTGGGTTTAACGCCCTTTCACTCTTTATCGAACAAACGGACCCAGAGAGTATCCGGGTTTCTCCTCAGTTTGTCAGCGTTCCTCATAATCGATTGGAAGAGTTTTTAAATATTCCAAAGGTAAGCAAAGGATGCGTTTTCTGGAATGCTCCTAATTGTGAGCCTATGAGCTTTTATCGTCACCTACGGAGCCTTTCCATGGTGCGAATTCCTTATAAAAAACAAACAACAGCTGACGCCCACCGTACTCGAATGGTTTTTTTTCGGCATTTTGATCCCGCAACAGTTGCTATTACTCTCCCTGTTCTCAGACCAGAGCAACGTGCTCGACTGTTTGGTCCCGCTCAATCATTACTGATTGATGCTCCAGAAGGGGTCTTGGAAGCCAAAAAACAGTCCAATTGGCCGCCGCCAGAAAAAGGTTTTTTAACGTTTGATGCAGAACAAATGGCCCGCATATCAGAAGCGCTTGCTTTACGGTCCAAACGCGCCATTGCTTCCTATTTACGCGATACGGCGTCTCAGAAAACAGCACATTTATCGGATAATGAATTGCTTACATATATAAGCCAACAAGAAAAAATTGCGCACGAATATGGAGTGACAAGTGAAGCTGGAATAGGGCGTTTTTGCTGGCTTCAACTCATGTCGGATGGAAAATTCATTCAAATTAAAACAGTTCAGATCATGATACGCAGCCCTGAAAATAGTCCAGATGATAATCTGATTAAGATCATGGATCAGATCGCCTATATACAAAGTCAGCGAGAGAGTGGTTTATGA
- a CDS encoding IS6 family transposase — protein MSIPPVSYKRHRFPRELIAHAVWLYFRFPLSFRLIEEMLLERGMMVSYETIRRWSLKFGVTYARRLKRKAAKPGDVWHLDEVRIVIGGQVHWLWRAVDQDGYILDEILQTRRNTKAAQRLLTRLLRKQGVRPRRIITDKLKSYGAAKRKLRLSVRHLSHKGLNNRAENSHLPLRKRERVMQKFRSPSGCQRFLTVFSAVRNLFVPPTTNTNALTRHNHLIQAFAQWNVVTSLAA, from the coding sequence ATGAGTATCCCTCCAGTAAGTTACAAACGGCATCGTTTTCCGCGTGAGCTGATAGCCCATGCAGTGTGGCTGTATTTTCGGTTCCCTTTGAGCTTTCGCTTGATTGAAGAAATGCTGCTCGAACGTGGGATGATGGTGTCGTATGAGACCATTCGTCGCTGGAGCCTGAAATTTGGTGTGACTTATGCTCGTCGCTTAAAGCGCAAAGCTGCCAAGCCTGGCGATGTATGGCATCTCGACGAAGTGAGGATCGTTATTGGTGGCCAAGTTCATTGGCTGTGGCGTGCCGTTGATCAGGACGGCTATATCCTTGATGAAATCTTACAGACACGACGCAATACCAAGGCCGCTCAGCGTTTACTGACTCGCCTTTTGCGCAAGCAAGGCGTGCGTCCGCGGCGCATCATTACGGATAAGCTGAAATCATACGGAGCGGCAAAGCGGAAACTCCGCTTATCTGTTCGACATCTTTCCCATAAAGGCCTGAATAACCGTGCTGAAAATAGTCATTTACCGCTCCGAAAACGTGAACGAGTGATGCAAAAATTCAGATCACCAAGCGGATGTCAGAGGTTTTTAACCGTCTTCTCTGCCGTTCGAAATCTCTTCGTGCCACCCACCACTAACACCAACGCTCTCACACGACACAATCATCTCATCCAAGCTTTCGCACAGTGGAACGTCGTGACATCTCTCGCTGCTTGA
- a CDS encoding DEAD/DEAH box helicase family protein yields MSKLVFDFSKLGSAKSKQAPTDPIKIFESLPSLKGTPNDLWRGQDQALSGWNKVRAKNDVLISLNTGAGKTIVGLLIAQSLVNEGIDNVIYVCSTIDLVNQTSNEADRIGIDHTIRVCSSYSNDLFEIGKAFCITTYSALFNGHSSIRKRHFPGAIIFDDAHVAEATLRSAFTMRIDIREQKDLFGEIADLFEPHFKELGIRSRFRDSLSQEHHSTAFVAPGGLYERSERLLEIFNRYKLDQHADLKFPFAWLKDNLDACAALFTRGVFEIGPPFLPSLALDIFEQPLRRVYLSATLQSQTEFVRAFGRLPTATVMPSNDAGNGERLIINGRRVKKGLGAAFVSKLVDTRKVVIAIPDYSSAIKWEDIAKPPATEDFSQELTEFRKAKHGAFALVSRVDGIDLPHETCRIMVVDGLPSGMSLIERFQWEYLRMKNVHAVRVANRLAQLFGRINRGRNDYGAFLLEGEDINKWLDNDRNLSLLPPLLQKQVHVGREVHDSGQLKSQKDVIALVDSVLGRDKGWLDYYEREVKLGELDRDQLARAEVAEPFLIKAALSEARYAAAMWSGDLATARRELEKTVDQTATHDTPLGGWHTLWLGAAYERGGDREAALREYAIAMKRLGRSMTLPRATVQPVKNDGQELNEFGRSIWDLLSHEAGAKFEKELEKFARPLNLIDSGTPNQAEAGMRALGELLGLTSTRPDNDEGIGPDVLWRDEKNAKMLAFELKTDKDESGTYSKDDIGQGHNHIEWLEKNYSDFDLLGLLFVGPKGVASNKASPSQEMGLCCTASVVALRDAVLALVEDIRKKTPMERFIAIKTETDQPCWNLEKIHGRLHDKEL; encoded by the coding sequence GTGAGTAAGTTGGTTTTTGACTTTTCGAAACTGGGAAGCGCAAAATCGAAGCAGGCCCCCACCGACCCTATCAAAATCTTCGAATCGCTACCTAGTTTAAAGGGGACGCCCAACGATCTGTGGCGCGGCCAGGATCAGGCGCTCTCCGGTTGGAACAAAGTTAGGGCTAAAAACGATGTCTTGATCTCTCTGAACACCGGCGCAGGAAAGACAATCGTGGGCCTGTTGATTGCTCAAAGCTTAGTGAACGAAGGTATCGATAATGTCATCTACGTTTGTTCGACCATCGATCTTGTAAATCAAACCTCAAACGAAGCCGACCGCATTGGGATCGATCACACGATACGTGTTTGCAGCTCGTATTCGAACGACCTTTTCGAAATCGGGAAAGCGTTTTGCATCACTACCTATTCGGCGCTCTTCAACGGCCATAGTTCGATCAGAAAACGGCACTTCCCAGGCGCGATCATCTTTGATGACGCGCATGTTGCTGAGGCGACGTTGCGCAGCGCTTTTACAATGAGGATCGATATCCGGGAGCAGAAAGACCTGTTTGGCGAGATCGCCGACTTGTTCGAGCCCCATTTCAAGGAGCTGGGGATTCGTTCGCGTTTCCGGGATAGCCTAAGCCAGGAACACCATTCGACCGCCTTTGTGGCTCCTGGCGGCCTGTACGAGCGAAGCGAACGCCTGCTGGAGATATTCAATCGGTATAAGCTTGACCAGCATGCGGATCTGAAATTTCCGTTCGCATGGCTAAAGGACAATCTCGACGCCTGCGCCGCCCTGTTCACACGGGGTGTGTTTGAAATCGGTCCGCCGTTTCTGCCATCCCTCGCTCTGGATATCTTCGAGCAGCCGCTCCGCCGCGTGTATCTCTCTGCCACGCTGCAAAGCCAGACTGAATTCGTCCGTGCGTTCGGGCGCTTACCCACGGCCACCGTCATGCCCTCGAACGATGCGGGTAACGGCGAGCGGCTAATCATTAACGGCCGTCGCGTTAAAAAAGGACTAGGAGCGGCTTTTGTCAGCAAGCTTGTCGATACGCGTAAGGTCGTGATCGCGATCCCGGACTATAGCTCCGCGATCAAATGGGAGGACATTGCTAAACCGCCGGCAACGGAGGACTTTTCCCAGGAGCTTACTGAATTCAGAAAAGCGAAGCACGGTGCCTTCGCGTTGGTTTCTCGCGTGGATGGGATCGACCTCCCACATGAAACATGCCGAATCATGGTGGTCGACGGTCTTCCATCGGGCATGTCTCTAATTGAGCGATTCCAATGGGAATATCTCCGCATGAAAAATGTCCATGCGGTACGAGTGGCTAACCGTCTCGCTCAGCTTTTCGGACGGATCAACCGCGGCCGGAATGATTATGGCGCCTTTCTGCTTGAGGGGGAGGACATCAACAAGTGGCTGGACAACGACAGGAACCTGTCTTTGCTTCCGCCACTGCTGCAAAAGCAGGTCCACGTTGGCAGGGAAGTACATGATTCCGGCCAACTCAAAAGTCAGAAGGATGTCATTGCCTTGGTCGATTCCGTTCTCGGCCGGGACAAGGGATGGTTGGATTATTACGAGCGCGAGGTAAAGCTCGGCGAGCTAGACAGGGATCAGCTGGCACGGGCTGAGGTTGCCGAGCCGTTTCTCATTAAAGCAGCGTTGTCCGAAGCGCGCTACGCTGCAGCCATGTGGAGTGGCGATCTTGCCACTGCTCGGCGAGAGCTGGAAAAGACCGTTGATCAGACTGCAACGCATGATACCCCTTTGGGGGGCTGGCATACTCTGTGGCTGGGCGCTGCCTATGAGCGCGGAGGCGACCGAGAGGCCGCGCTACGAGAATATGCGATCGCGATGAAGCGTCTGGGCCGGTCTATGACGCTTCCCAGGGCAACAGTGCAGCCAGTCAAAAATGACGGGCAGGAGCTGAATGAATTCGGCAGGTCGATATGGGATTTGCTGAGCCATGAGGCTGGCGCGAAATTTGAAAAGGAACTTGAGAAGTTCGCCAGGCCTCTCAATCTCATTGACAGTGGCACGCCCAATCAAGCTGAAGCCGGCATGCGAGCATTGGGCGAATTGCTCGGCTTGACCTCGACGCGACCTGACAACGATGAGGGCATTGGGCCGGACGTTCTCTGGCGGGATGAGAAGAACGCTAAGATGCTGGCGTTCGAGCTTAAGACTGACAAGGACGAGTCGGGCACCTATTCCAAAGACGATATAGGTCAGGGTCACAATCATATCGAATGGCTAGAAAAGAACTACTCTGATTTCGATCTTCTCGGTCTCCTCTTCGTGGGACCGAAGGGCGTGGCTAGCAATAAAGCGTCACCATCACAAGAGATGGGACTGTGCTGCACCGCTAGCGTAGTGGCGCTGCGTGATGCCGTTCTCGCTCTGGTTGAAGACATACGGAAGAAGACCCCGATGGAGCGTTTCATAGCCATCAAGACCGAAACGGATCAGCCCTGCTGGAACTTAGAGAAGATACACGGACGCTTGCACGACAAGGAGTTGTGA